In Populus alba chromosome 9, ASM523922v2, whole genome shotgun sequence, a genomic segment contains:
- the LOC118035672 gene encoding uncharacterized protein: MSGFVRAKRVTDPLDDKAKARLVGRQLSYVSSGSEHSADEEDDLPCLSELVHGFLENDDSDLTQDSVNGYESDSDRVDSVADCKDFVEGILRSGSRDSYRNLLSAHVSKAMEAFSCLINPRPVLRRKVMSFLRELGHNAAICKTKWESSGGGGLTAGGYEFIDVVPSKSSTLQNRYVVDLDFASQFEIARPTSQFLKLLHSLPRVFVGRSEDLKTIVKSISDASKRSLKSRELSLPPWRKNRYMQNKWFGPYRRTVNPSPATPPSVDVVKCRCVGFDDAVNGRLFVRTR; the protein is encoded by the coding sequence ATGTCAGGTTTTGTGAGAGCTAAGCGAGTTACCGATCCTCTTGACGATAAAGCTAAGGCTCGACTCGTCGGTAGGCAACTCAGCTATGTCAGTAGCGGTAGCGAACACTCAGCAGACGAAGAAGACGACTTACCTTGTTTGTCCGAGCTCGTTCACGGCTTTCTTGAGAATGACGACTCAGATTTAACTCAAGACTCAGTTAATGGTTACGAGTCGGATTCAGATCGAGTTGACTCAGTCGCCGATTGTAAGGATTTCGTGGAAGGTATCCTGAGATCAGGTAGTAGGGATTCATACAGGAATTTATTATCCGCTCATGTTTCGAAAGCGATGGAAGCtttttcttgcttgattaaTCCAAGACCGGTTTTGAGGCGCAAAGTGATGTCGTTCTTGAGAGAGTTAGGACACAATGCAGCGATCTGTAAGACTAAATGGGAATCTTCTGGTGGCGGTGGTTTAACCGCCGGTGGATACGAGTTCATCGACGTGGTGCCATCAAAATCCTCCACATTGCAAAACCGTTACGTGGTGGATCTCGATTTCGCTTCTCAATTTGAGATTGCGAGACCTACGAGTCAGTTCTTGAAGCTTCTGCACTCTCTTCCTCGTGTTTTTGTAGGCAGAAGTGAGGATTTGAAGACGATCGTGAAGAGCATCAGTGACGCCTCCAAGAGATCGTTGAAGAGTAGAGAGCTCTCTCTACCTCCTTGGAGAAAAAACCGTTACATGCAAAACAAATGGTTCGGTCCGTACCGCCGGACTGTCAACCCCTCACCGGCGACACCGCCGTCGGTCGACGTTGTGAAATGTAGGTGTGTAGGTTTCGACGACGCCGTTAACGGCCGTTTGTTTGTTCGTACGAGATGA
- the LOC118028231 gene encoding uncharacterized protein, with protein MGRLSRSVLGFLLLCCLIVAGEAEYLKYNDPKMPVGVRIKDLMKRMTLEEKIGQMVQIERTVATPDVMKQYFIGSVLSGGGSVPGPKASAEAWVNLVNGIQKASLSTRLGIPMIYGIDAVHGHNNVYNATIFPHNVGLGVTRDPQLVKKIGEATALEVRATGIPYAFAPCIAVCRDPRWGRCYESYSEDHRIVQLMTEIIPGLQGELPANSKKGVPFVAPGNTKVAACAKHFVGDGGTTKGIDENNTVISMNGLLNIHMPAYYNAISKGVATVMVSYSSWNGKRMHSNQDLVTGFLKNKMKFRGFVISDWQGIDRVTSPPHANYSSSVQSGVDAGIDMIMVPFNFTEFIDDLTYQVKNNIIPMSRINDAVQRILRVKFVMGLFEKPLADLSMAHHLGSQEHRELAREAVRKSLVLLKNGKYTTAKPFLPLPKKAPKILVAGSHADNLGYQCGGWTITWQGLGGNDLTTGTTILNAVNNAVDPTTQVVYNENPDANFVSSNKFSYAIVVVGEPPYAEMYGDSSNLTISEPGPSTINNVCGAVKCVVVVISGRPVVIQPYLEKIDALVAAWLPGTEGQGVVDNLFGDYGFTGKLARTWFKTVDQLPMNVGDPHYDPLFPFGFGITTKPAKN; from the exons ATGGGGAGATTGTCAAGATCTGTTTTGGGATTTCTATTATTATGCTGCTTGATAGTAGCTGGTGAAGCAGAATACCTGAAATACAACGACCCCAAGATGCCAGTAGGTGTAAGAATCAAAGACTTGATGAAAAGAATGACATTAGAAGAAAAGATTGGCCAAATGGTGCAGATCGAGCGCACTGTTGCCACTCCAGATGTCATGAAGCAGTATTTCATTG GGAGTGTGCTGAGTGGTGGAGGGAGTGTGCCAGGACCTAAGGCCTCAGCAGAGGCTTGGGTGAACTTGGTTAATGGGATCCAGAAGGCGTCTTTATCAACCCGTCTTGGAATTCCTATGATTTATGGGATTGATGCTGTTCATGGCCATAACAATGTCTACAATGCCACCATTTTTCCTCACAATGTTGGGCTTGGAGTGACCAg GGATCCTCAGCTAGTCAAAAAGATTGGTGAAGCAACTGCTCTTGAAGTTAGAGCTACAGGAATCCCTTATGCCTTTGCTCCGTGTATCGCG GTTTGCAGGGATCCAAGATGGGGTCGCTGCTATGAAAGCTATAGCGAGGATCATAGGATTGTTCAGTTAATGACTGAGATTATACCTGGTTTACAAGGAGAGTTACCTGCCAATTCCAAAAAGGGTGTTCCCTTTGTTGCTCCTGGAAA TACCAAGGTGGCGGCCTGTGCTAAGCACTTCGTGGGAGATGGTGGCACAACAAAGGGCATTGATGAGAACAATACTGTAATCAGTATGAATGGATTGCTCAATATTCACATGCCAGCATATTATAATGCCATCAGCAAGGGTGTTGCAACAGTTATGGTGTCCTACTCGAGCTGGAATGGGAAGAGGATGCATAGTAATCAAGATCTTGTTACCGGATTCCTGAAGAACAAGATGAAGTTCAGG GGATTCGTGATATCAGACTGGCAGGGTATTGACAGGGTTACCTCTCCTCCACATGCTAATTATTCCTCTTCTGTGCAATCAGGAGTTGATGCTGGAATTGACATG ATTATGGTTCCATTTAACTTCACAGAGTTCATTGATGATCTAACTTATCAAGTGAAAAATAACATTATCCCTATGAGCAGGATTAATGATGCCGTACAAAGAATTTTAAGGGTTAAGTTTGTCATGGGTCTCTTTGAGAAACCATTGGCTGATCTCAGCATGGCCCACCATCTTGGCAGTCAG GAACATAGAGAATTAGCGAGAGAAGCTGTGAGGAAATCCCTTGTTCTGCTAAAGAATGGCAAGTACACTACTGCTAAGCCATTTCTACCACTTCCTAAGAAAGCGCCAAAGATACTAGTTGCAGGAAGCCATGCTGACAACTTGGGCTACCAATGTGGAGGCTGGACAATCACATGGCAGGGTCTTGGTGGAAATGATCTCACAACCG GTACCACAATCCTCAATGCAGTGAATAATGCAGTTGATCCTACCACCCAAGTCGTCTACAATGAGAATCCAGATGCAAACTTTGTCAGCTCCAACAAATTCTCCTATGCTATAGTTGTCGTTGGTGAGCCACCATACGCTGAAATGTATGGTGATAGCTCCAATCTAACTATATCTGAACCTGGCCCTAGTACCATCAACAATGTGTGTGGAGCTGTCAAATGTGTCGTCGTCGTTATATCTGGCCGCCCTGTTGTGATCCAGCCCtatcttgaaaaaatagatgctcTTGTTGCTGCTTGGCTTCCAGGAACAGAAGGCCAAGGTGTTGTTGACAATCTTTTTGGTGACTATGGGTTCACTGGCAAGCTTGCACGAACATGGTTCAAGACAGTTGACCAGCTTCCAATGAACGTTGGCGATCCACATTATGATCCTCTATTTCCATTTGGGTTTGGTATCACAACTAAACCTGCCAAAAACTAG